In Anas platyrhynchos isolate ZD024472 breed Pekin duck chromosome 24, IASCAAS_PekinDuck_T2T, whole genome shotgun sequence, the following are encoded in one genomic region:
- the THRAP3 gene encoding thyroid hormone receptor-associated protein 3 isoform X2, translating to MSKTNKSKSGSRSSRSRSGSRSRSRSFSKSRSRSRSVSRSRKRRLSSRSRSRSYSPSHNRERNHPRVYQNRDFRGHNRGYRRPYYFRGRNRGFYPWGQYNRGGYGNYRSNWQNYRQAYSPRRGRSRSRSPKRRSPSPRSRSHSRNSDKSSSDRSRRSSSSRSSSNHSRVESSKRKSGKEKKSSSKDARASQAAGDNQGDDSKEQPFSGAAAQDVKASEGSKPWQDMSTYGAGSASRAAAPELSPRERSPALKSPLQSVVVRRRSPRPSPLQKSSPPLSNPSQMSSSLQSSTSFQAGSHQSPFDHGSASLSPTRKSPVCKSPTPIGSIYSTSQKEETTAPGGGAFSKRYLEEQKTENGKDKEQKVTNVEKEKPKEKGNFSELGSTDGKAKSDSYASKADSEKGYRGSQSPKRYKFRDDFDKLKAPEFHKESHYGKEETDEQEKKDKAKGRKDSEFDDEPKFMSKVVATSSKSQEEERQGKWEGVVFLPPGKEKQRKSDEAEEESYSERSKKEERPASKRAESGHRGFVPEKNFRVTTYKTSQEKSSSPPPRKTSEVKEKPATKGDGLAPGKSSFSITREAQVNIRMDSFDEDLARPSGILAQERKLCRDLVHSNKKEQEFRSIFHHIQSAQSQRSPSELFAQHIVTIVHHVREHHFGSSGMTLNERFTKYLKKGMEQDAAKNKKSPEIHRRIDISPSTFRKHGFSQEESKSSRDPGFKAEGKYKDDPVDLRLDIERRKKHKERDLKRDKSRESVDSRDSSHSRERSTEKTEKSHKGSKKKKHRRVRERSRSSSSSSRSSHSVKAEEYPEETEEREESSTGFDKSRLGTKEFTGPNERGRARGTFFRARGRGWGRGNFSGNNNSNSGGNNDFQKRNRDEEWDPEYTPKSKKYYLHDDREGEGAEKWVNRGRGRGAFPRGRGRFMFRKSSTSPKWAHDKFSGEEGEIEDDESGTENREEKDNLQSTTE from the exons ATGTCTAAAACCAACAAATCCAAGTCTGGATCCCGTTCTTCTCGTTCAAGATCCGGATCGAGATCCCGCTCGCGTTCATTCTCCAAATCCCGCTCGCGTTCTCGTTCTGTCTCACGATCAAGAAAACGCAGGCTTAG TTCTAGGTCTCGTTCAAGATCATATTCTCCATCTCATAACAGAGAAAGGAACCATCCAAGAGTCTACCAGAACCGTGATTTCAGAGGTCATAACAGAGGATACAGGAGACCGTATTATTTCCGTGGCCGAAATCGAGGGTTTTATCCATGGGGCCAGTACAACCGAGGAGGATATGGCAATTACAGGTCTAACTGGCAAAATTACCGCCAAGCCTATAGCCCTCGTAGAGGGAGGTCACGCTCCCGTTCACCCAAGAGGAGGTCTCCTTCACCAAGGTCCAGAAGTCATTCTAGAAATTCCGATAAGTCATCATCTGATCGGTCAAGGAGGTCTTCCTCTTCTCGGTCTTCCTCAAATCACAGCCGAGTTGAGTCTTCCAAGCGTAAATCTGGAAAGGAGAAGAAGTCATCTTCCAAGGATGCCCGGGCATCTCAGGCTGCGGGAGATAATCAAGGGGATGATTCGAAGGAGCAGCCGTTTTCGGGAGCAGCAGCTCAAGATGTCAAGGCATCGGAGGGATCCAAACCATGGCAAGATATGAGCACCTACGGGGCGGGTTCAGCATCACGAGCTGCTGCGCCTGAGCTCAGCCCGAGGGAGCGCAGTCCTGCGCTGAAAAGCCCTCTGCAGTCGGTTGTGGTGAGGCGGCGCTCTCCTCGGCCGAGTCCGTTGCAGAAGTCGAGCCCTCCGCTTTCCAACCCATCGCAGATGAGCTCTTCCctgcaaagcagcacctccTTTCAGGCAGGCTCTCACCAGAGTCCGTTTGACCACGGCTCGGCAAGCTTGAGCCCAACGAGGAAGAGCCCTGTGTGCAAAAGCCCAACGCCAATCGGTTCAATTTACAGTACCTCTCAGAAGGAGGAAACCACAGCTCCCGGAGGAGGAGCCTTCTCAAAGAG GTATCTGGAAGAGCAGAAGACTGAGAATGGGAAAGACAAAGAGCAGAAAGTAACAAatgttgaaaaggaaaaacctaAAGAAAAAGGGAATTTCTCTGAGTTGGGATCAACAGATGGAAAGGCAAAATCTGATTCCTATGCATCCAAAGCAGACTCTGAGAAGGGATACCGTGGCAGTCAGTCGCCCAAGCGCTACAAGTTCCGGGATGACTTTGACAAGCTAAAGGCACCAGAGTTCCACAAGGAGAGTCACTATGGCAAAGAGGAAACTGAtgagcaggaaaagaaagataagGCAAAGGGCCGAAAAGATTCGGAGTTTGATGATGAGCCCAAATTTATGTCTAAAGTGGTAGCAACATCAAGTAAAAGtcaggaagaggagaggcaAGGAAAATGGGAAGGCGTGGTGTTCTTGCCACCTGGAAAGGAGAAGCAAAGGAAATCTGATGAAGCAGAGGAGGAAAGCTATTCTGAAAGatcaaaaaaagaagagaggccAGCATCCAAGAGAGCTGAATCGGGTCACAGGGGCTTTGTTCCTGAAAAGAATTTTAGAGTGACCACTTATAAAACAAGCCAGGAAAAAAGCTCTTCCCCACCACCAAGGAAGACTTCAGAGGTAAAGGAAAAGCCAGCAACCAAAGGAGATGGGCTAGCTCCTGGCAAATCCTCCTTTTCCATTACTCGTGAGGCCCAGGTCAATATTCGAATGGATTCCTTTGATGAAGATCTTGCACG TCCAAGTGGCATACTGGCTCAGGAACGCAAGCTGTGTCGTGACCTTGTGCATAGCAACAAAAAGGAGCAAGAATTTCGTTCTATTTTTCATCATATTCAGTCTGCTCAGTCTCAACGGAGTCCTTCTGAACTGTTTGCTCAACACATAGTGACTATAGTCCATCACGTAAGAG AGCATCACTTTGGATCTTCAGGAATGACACTGAATGAACGCTTTACCAAATACCTAAAGAAAGGAATGGAACAGGATGcagctaaaaacaaaaagagcccTGAAATTCACAG GAGGATAGATATTTCTCCCAGTACTTTTAGAAAACATGGATTCTCTCAAGAGGAATCGAAAAGTTCCAGAGATCCTGGCTTCAAG GCTGAAGGGAAATATAAGGACGACCCTGTTGACCTGCGCCTTGATATCGAACGCCGTAAAAAACATAAGGAAAGAGATCTTAAACGCGATAAATCCAGAGAATCAGTGGACTCGAGAGATTCAAGTCACTCAAGGGAAAGATCAACTGAGAAAACGGAGAAATCTCACAAAGGCTCAAAGAAAAA GAAACACCGAAGGGTGCGTGAGAGATCCAGATCCAGCTCATCATCCTCACGATCCTCTCATTCAGTCAAAGCAGAGGAATATccagaggagactgaggagagagaggaaagctCCACAGGCTTTGACAAGTCCCGGCTGGGGACTAAAGAATTCACAGGTCCAAATGAGAGAGGAAGAGCTAGAGGGACCTTT TTCAGAGCAAGGGGGAGAGGATGGGGCAGAGGCAACTTTTCaggaaacaacaacagcaacagcgGTGGCAACAATGACttccagaagagaaacagagatgAGGAGTGGGATCCAGAGTACACACCCAAGAGCAAGAAGTACTACCTG CACGATGACCGGGAGGGCGAAGGTGCGGAGAAGTGGGTGAACAGAGGCCGTGGTCGGGGTGCCTTCCCCCGGGGACGAGGTCGCTTCATGTTCAGGAAGTCGAGCACCAGCCCCAAGTGGGCTCACGACAAATTCAGCGGCGAAGAAGGAGAAATCGAGGATGATGAAAGCGGAAcggaaaacagagaggaaaaggacAACTTGCAGTCAACGACTGAGTAG
- the THRAP3 gene encoding thyroid hormone receptor-associated protein 3 isoform X1 — protein sequence MSKTNKSKSGSRSSRSRSGSRSRSRSFSKSRSRSRSVSRSRKRRLSSRSRSRSYSPSHNRERNHPRVYQNRDFRGHNRGYRRPYYFRGRNRGFYPWGQYNRGGYGNYRSNWQNYRQAYSPRRGRSRSRSPKRRSPSPRSRSHSRNSDKSSSDRSRRSSSSRSSSNHSRVESSKRKSGKEKKSSSKDARASQAAGDNQGDDSKEQPFSGAAAQDVKASEGSKPWQDMSTYGAGSASRAAAPELSPRERSPALKSPLQSVVVRRRSPRPSPLQKSSPPLSNPSQMSSSLQSSTSFQAGSHQSPFDHGSASLSPTRKSPVCKSPTPIGSIYSTSQKEETTAPGGGAFSKRYLEEQKTENGKDKEQKVTNVEKEKPKEKGNFSELGSTDGKAKSDSYASKADSEKGYRGSQSPKRYKFRDDFDKLKAPEFHKESHYGKEETDEQEKKDKAKGRKDSEFDDEPKFMSKVVATSSKSQEEERQGKWEGVVFLPPGKEKQRKSDEAEEESYSERSKKEERPASKRAESGHRGFVPEKNFRVTTYKTSQEKSSSPPPRKTSEVKEKPATKGDGLAPGKSSFSITREAQVNIRMDSFDEDLARPSGILAQERKLCRDLVHSNKKEQEFRSIFHHIQSAQSQRSPSELFAQHIVTIVHHVREHHFGSSGMTLNERFTKYLKKGMEQDAAKNKKSPEIHRRIDISPSTFRKHGFSQEESKSSRDPGFKAEGKYKDDPVDLRLDIERRKKHKERDLKRDKSRESVDSRDSSHSRERSTEKTEKSHKGSKKKKHRRVRERSRSSSSSSRSSHSVKAEEYPEETEEREESSTGFDKSRLGTKEFTGPNERGRARGTFQFRARGRGWGRGNFSGNNNSNSGGNNDFQKRNRDEEWDPEYTPKSKKYYLHDDREGEGAEKWVNRGRGRGAFPRGRGRFMFRKSSTSPKWAHDKFSGEEGEIEDDESGTENREEKDNLQSTTE from the exons ATGTCTAAAACCAACAAATCCAAGTCTGGATCCCGTTCTTCTCGTTCAAGATCCGGATCGAGATCCCGCTCGCGTTCATTCTCCAAATCCCGCTCGCGTTCTCGTTCTGTCTCACGATCAAGAAAACGCAGGCTTAG TTCTAGGTCTCGTTCAAGATCATATTCTCCATCTCATAACAGAGAAAGGAACCATCCAAGAGTCTACCAGAACCGTGATTTCAGAGGTCATAACAGAGGATACAGGAGACCGTATTATTTCCGTGGCCGAAATCGAGGGTTTTATCCATGGGGCCAGTACAACCGAGGAGGATATGGCAATTACAGGTCTAACTGGCAAAATTACCGCCAAGCCTATAGCCCTCGTAGAGGGAGGTCACGCTCCCGTTCACCCAAGAGGAGGTCTCCTTCACCAAGGTCCAGAAGTCATTCTAGAAATTCCGATAAGTCATCATCTGATCGGTCAAGGAGGTCTTCCTCTTCTCGGTCTTCCTCAAATCACAGCCGAGTTGAGTCTTCCAAGCGTAAATCTGGAAAGGAGAAGAAGTCATCTTCCAAGGATGCCCGGGCATCTCAGGCTGCGGGAGATAATCAAGGGGATGATTCGAAGGAGCAGCCGTTTTCGGGAGCAGCAGCTCAAGATGTCAAGGCATCGGAGGGATCCAAACCATGGCAAGATATGAGCACCTACGGGGCGGGTTCAGCATCACGAGCTGCTGCGCCTGAGCTCAGCCCGAGGGAGCGCAGTCCTGCGCTGAAAAGCCCTCTGCAGTCGGTTGTGGTGAGGCGGCGCTCTCCTCGGCCGAGTCCGTTGCAGAAGTCGAGCCCTCCGCTTTCCAACCCATCGCAGATGAGCTCTTCCctgcaaagcagcacctccTTTCAGGCAGGCTCTCACCAGAGTCCGTTTGACCACGGCTCGGCAAGCTTGAGCCCAACGAGGAAGAGCCCTGTGTGCAAAAGCCCAACGCCAATCGGTTCAATTTACAGTACCTCTCAGAAGGAGGAAACCACAGCTCCCGGAGGAGGAGCCTTCTCAAAGAG GTATCTGGAAGAGCAGAAGACTGAGAATGGGAAAGACAAAGAGCAGAAAGTAACAAatgttgaaaaggaaaaacctaAAGAAAAAGGGAATTTCTCTGAGTTGGGATCAACAGATGGAAAGGCAAAATCTGATTCCTATGCATCCAAAGCAGACTCTGAGAAGGGATACCGTGGCAGTCAGTCGCCCAAGCGCTACAAGTTCCGGGATGACTTTGACAAGCTAAAGGCACCAGAGTTCCACAAGGAGAGTCACTATGGCAAAGAGGAAACTGAtgagcaggaaaagaaagataagGCAAAGGGCCGAAAAGATTCGGAGTTTGATGATGAGCCCAAATTTATGTCTAAAGTGGTAGCAACATCAAGTAAAAGtcaggaagaggagaggcaAGGAAAATGGGAAGGCGTGGTGTTCTTGCCACCTGGAAAGGAGAAGCAAAGGAAATCTGATGAAGCAGAGGAGGAAAGCTATTCTGAAAGatcaaaaaaagaagagaggccAGCATCCAAGAGAGCTGAATCGGGTCACAGGGGCTTTGTTCCTGAAAAGAATTTTAGAGTGACCACTTATAAAACAAGCCAGGAAAAAAGCTCTTCCCCACCACCAAGGAAGACTTCAGAGGTAAAGGAAAAGCCAGCAACCAAAGGAGATGGGCTAGCTCCTGGCAAATCCTCCTTTTCCATTACTCGTGAGGCCCAGGTCAATATTCGAATGGATTCCTTTGATGAAGATCTTGCACG TCCAAGTGGCATACTGGCTCAGGAACGCAAGCTGTGTCGTGACCTTGTGCATAGCAACAAAAAGGAGCAAGAATTTCGTTCTATTTTTCATCATATTCAGTCTGCTCAGTCTCAACGGAGTCCTTCTGAACTGTTTGCTCAACACATAGTGACTATAGTCCATCACGTAAGAG AGCATCACTTTGGATCTTCAGGAATGACACTGAATGAACGCTTTACCAAATACCTAAAGAAAGGAATGGAACAGGATGcagctaaaaacaaaaagagcccTGAAATTCACAG GAGGATAGATATTTCTCCCAGTACTTTTAGAAAACATGGATTCTCTCAAGAGGAATCGAAAAGTTCCAGAGATCCTGGCTTCAAG GCTGAAGGGAAATATAAGGACGACCCTGTTGACCTGCGCCTTGATATCGAACGCCGTAAAAAACATAAGGAAAGAGATCTTAAACGCGATAAATCCAGAGAATCAGTGGACTCGAGAGATTCAAGTCACTCAAGGGAAAGATCAACTGAGAAAACGGAGAAATCTCACAAAGGCTCAAAGAAAAA GAAACACCGAAGGGTGCGTGAGAGATCCAGATCCAGCTCATCATCCTCACGATCCTCTCATTCAGTCAAAGCAGAGGAATATccagaggagactgaggagagagaggaaagctCCACAGGCTTTGACAAGTCCCGGCTGGGGACTAAAGAATTCACAGGTCCAAATGAGAGAGGAAGAGCTAGAGGGACCTTT CAGTTCAGAGCAAGGGGGAGAGGATGGGGCAGAGGCAACTTTTCaggaaacaacaacagcaacagcgGTGGCAACAATGACttccagaagagaaacagagatgAGGAGTGGGATCCAGAGTACACACCCAAGAGCAAGAAGTACTACCTG CACGATGACCGGGAGGGCGAAGGTGCGGAGAAGTGGGTGAACAGAGGCCGTGGTCGGGGTGCCTTCCCCCGGGGACGAGGTCGCTTCATGTTCAGGAAGTCGAGCACCAGCCCCAAGTGGGCTCACGACAAATTCAGCGGCGAAGAAGGAGAAATCGAGGATGATGAAAGCGGAAcggaaaacagagaggaaaaggacAACTTGCAGTCAACGACTGAGTAG